In the genome of Populus nigra chromosome 19, ddPopNigr1.1, whole genome shotgun sequence, the window AACTCCAGATATCTTTTATGGATAACCAAGGACCCTTTATAGTTTGGTTTTAACAAACAACTTCTCTGTTGGGTTTGGCTTAATTACATGATGTTGCAGCTTCTCTTTACAGTGGCTTTCTCTGCAGTGCCTCTGACTTTGTACATTCCACCTGTGAGGAGCTTGAATCTCTTTGTGGAAACCATGGAAGATCTGTTGAGGGAGTCGAGAGTTTACACTGGTAGACTCTATCCACGTGCAAGGCACGTGTGGTCCAGGGTCTTGGATATTTTGCTTTGCAATTTTAGGTTAGACTAGAAGAGGATGTTCTCCATGtacgttctctctctctctctggtttatttttattgtctcAGAACTGATTTAGATTGCAATACGTTGTTGTTACTTTGGTTGTGTTTATGACTTCGTGCGGGATTATGTATTACAGAGAAATGTTTGAGAACTGCAAAGAtgctatataataaaataaaggatgTTCTTCATGTTCCTTGTCCATGTAAAAACTAGGGTTTGGAGATGGGGTTTGCTTTCTTGATCAATCAAGATGAAGCGAAATTCGGAATTCTGGGTTTGTTTTTGGGTTAATTTCCCCTGAGAAAGGAAGGTCATTTGCAGAACATTATTTACCAAAGGATGGAATGTAAAATGGGGATTGGGATAAAGATAGACAGGGGCCTTCTTTTCTGTTATAATAATATAGTAATGGGACatagttgttttatttatttattcctggAAGATGAGAACGGGAGATAACAGAACGATGAGATTTTggtagagaagaagaaaaaatcaaatgaatacGCCATAGGAGTTAGGATGAAGATAAATaagttggggggggggggtagcTACTGGTTAGCATGTAACCTAATCCATCCAAAacagaagcaaaaacaaaaaaaaacaaagagatgaCGCTATTGGCGCCCCCGGGGCTCCTTTTTGTTAGGACAAAAAACGCGGCAATATGTACATCTGAAATCGGATGGCAAAGTTTGGCATCTATGCTTTAGATAACGTTCAAGAAGGAAGATGGATACCGGCGGAAAAGACCTTAGCACCGAAGATTTCACAGAGAGGTGGTTCGGCATGGTTTAAGATGACACAAGGGATTCCCAGTTGATCTTTTGCTTTAGAAACTCTAATTGCATGCGAAATCGTTACCCGTCTATTCCAAAATGTGAAGTTTTCTGCAAATTCGGTGCTCGAGTTTAACCCAACAAGGAATGGTGTACTTTTATGCTTCGTTGTATCATCTTTTTTGTTACTGGGCTAAAAGATTGTAAACTTGGTTCAGCCGTATAACAATTTGAAGTCAGGATTGTTTGCATATATAAAAATGCACCTTTTCCAGCATCAATCAGCTTGGCAtgcccttctttctttctcagtgGATAATGAAATGCCAAATAAGTCATCTTATTATAAGCATAGCTAGGGAGAGCAACAACCCCAAATAATGGAGCCAGTTGTGTATTTGCATCACTCAACCTTTCgagttcaaaaatacaaattttattttctataatgaGTTTGGATTTGCTTCCTTACAGTTTCTCTTATTGACATCAAATGAATCAGGTAATCAATTAAAgagcaataattaaaaaatgggaGGTGTGAATGTACGAATACCAGAAGAAACAAGATGCAATGACCAGTTTCAACTggactaaaaaaatcttttaaagaaTGAATTTTGGAAAACCGGGGTCCGGGTAGGGGGGGTTTTCCACATTTCAGCTGGAGAGCGTCGTGCAGGGCTTCAGGAACCAGAAAACATCCAAAGCTCTCGATTCTTTTCCATCAGAAATGAAAGGACTTCTGTCCTCGGTGGTTTCCTTATCCTTCTTCAGCTCCTTAAGGATTCCCCTTTCCTGCACAGTTCACCACCATCACATTAGTACGACATCAAGCAAACATTCTTAGAAACAACAACAGACTTAGCAAGTTACATGTTGCCCttatcaaattaacaaaaaacttAAAGTGAAGAATGGCTTGACTCTTATAACGTAGTTAAGGAAAGTCATGTTACTGAGAAGAAAACGGTCACAAGATGGGGATAGCTCCAAGAATTTTTATTCTGGCTCGTTAAGTGAAGAATGTATCCTTAAGGGGATGATTAGCTAGTCAACATTCAAAGTAACTGAGAATCATCCGTACCAGAGAACtaaactattttaattattgtccATTGGTGGAGACGTTCATATGTAGTGTTAAGTGGCATAATCCAATGTGTTTGTTTGGAAGTTAGTTGATATCGAAAATTCTTGAAAACATGCACTTCAGATGCCTAACTAACTGGTTTCAAATTTTGTTAAACAAATTCTAGCCTGATGTTTATCCTTAAATTTCCTCTCATTTTACTTGGCGCAACTAAGGAAAGACTAGTAAGAAAGAAACAAGCAATCATCTCTCATCCAATACTCAAACCTGCagttaaattatttagtttaccATGTTTGTCATTATCATCATTAACTTGCCTTAACTCCTACAACCAAAAGTTCAATATTGAATGGAACTAAGGAAAGACCAGTAAGAAAGAAACAAGCAATCATCTCTCATCCAATACTCAAACCTGCagttaaattatttagtttaccATGTTTGTCATTATCATCATTAACTTGCCTTAACTCCTACAACCAAAAGTTCAATATTGAATGGAACCTAGTTGCGTTGCATACCGTAAGCCTGGACCTGGAAGCCTTCGAAGGGGTAGTTTTGGCGGGTGCACGGTTGGCAGAAAAGCATTGAGGTGAAGGAGGATTGGTCCGAATTTGCAGCAGGCGCTCCTCTCCTTTGTTCTTCACATTTGCCAAATTCAGAGGCACTGGGATGTTCTCTGTATCATCAACTCTTCTGCGCAATTCAACAACTATAATTTAGCCCCTTGAAATATTTTCATAGCATATGCACCCTAGAATATTTTCATAGCCCTGTGCTCACATTTGCCAAGTCTAAGTTTGTTTAAGACCAAAGATTTTAAGTTGGACTTTGAGCCATTTCTTTATGTTTGTTCGAAATCTTTAAGCTTTGGGAAGAATCCACAATTCAACAGcgataagaataaataaactttGCACGACGTTTTTCAGCCACTACTcccacaattgttttttttagcagATTGTTTTCATCGAGCATGCAAAGACtctaatctaaaaatacaatgAAGATAGAAAATCAGAGCAAACCAACTTTAATCTGTTGCAATGACAAAATCAACTTCTTTTAAAGATCCGTAATCCTTAAAATTCCAAAACTATTCTCCTCTACCCAGTTCAAGTTAACTGCATATGTACAAATCTTAAAGACAAGCACAGAGGGAAATAACTTACTTCTTCCTGCCTTGCTTGGCACttcccttttcatttccttCGGGTTTCTCTCTATCATTGTTAAGCAAtggttttctctctttctccttcaCATGCAACTCTCCCAAAACCTCTCTAGAACCCTCATTCACAACTACCCCATCTTTTTTCTCCCCCACTTGACTCTCCTTCTCATTTAAACTCTCTTTTTCCCTCGCTCTCGTTGCCAACTTCTTCAATTCATTGCAAAACTCAGTAATATGGCCAAATATATCTTTCCCTGCAAACAAATTCCTTGCCGATAACGTGCTTTTTAGCCTTGGTTCTTCCCTGGTTTGTGGGACATCATCAATAGGTCTGTTCTTTTCACTGCTTGATTTGATCATTTGTTTCATAGACTTCTGGTAATTTGATGGTGTTGATAAATTTGGATTCCGATTTTCGCTATCTTCATTGAATTTGGCTTTATAATCACATGATGTAAATGAAGACTGACTTTGCCCCCTTCTCTTCAATTTTGCATCTCTAAatccatagaaaataaaaaagaagagaacttTTAAGATAGTAACTCGAATCTTGAACtctttcttgattaaaaaaataataatcaaaatcttcaatttgatagaaaatttaaaacttcaTGTGGGTTTGCTTTGTGAGTACCTTAGATTCTTGTCGTCGAGAGGGGTTCTACTTCTAGCTTTATCACCTGAGCTTGAAAGCTGAACCagatcaatttaacaaaaaaaagagtcaagtaACGGTCAAATAATTGTACTGGATTTAACCCGTGTTTGGTAACTGAGAAAAGCAAGGGAAacgcaaagaaaagaaaattcgaGACGCGTGTTTTATATTGTTTCAGATTCCATAAAGAAATGCAAGATTTAACTTCAACCACGGATCAGCAAAAATGGGTAGTCTTTATCTAGgtaaataaagggaaaaaaaaaggttgtggACTTTgagatcaaagaaaaaaaccttagaAGTTGGTGTGGTTTTAAAGAAATCATCAGCTGTCTTTGGATGGTTACAATCTGCAACagcaaaacattaaaagatgagAGTAAGGAAAAacatagaaagaaaagatgTCAAAAGTACTTGAATAGATTCATACCAGGTCTGCAAAACCAGGCTTCATCATCTGTGGAGTCTTCAGGAGCAAAGAAATCAAACCATTTGGGTGCATTTAAGTTCTCATACAATCTATCTTCTACAAAGACAGAGTCTATTCTCTTCCAATCTATTTTTGCTGGTTCCATTGCAGAGAAAAAGGTAAGACCCAGAAATGGAGCAAAACTATTTCAGATGAAGAGAGAAGGGTttgtagagagagaaataaagacCCGAAAACTGTGAGACAGATGTGAGAGAGGGTGAAAGAAATGTAACCGTTACTGCAGAGAGCCAGAGAGGGAGGACAGAGTGTGTGTGAACGTTGGCGGagctatttgttttttgctgGTGACCGTTAGAGGATatatagtaataaataaatgaactCTAGTCTACTAGCCAGGCGCTTAATGGAAGGGAACCGTTCGATTGTGGGTCCCGGGAATCGACGGTGCTGAAACTTCGAGTTGTGATTCGACATTATTCACACGGGAAATCTCAATTTAGCCCCTAAGTATTGTATCAGTAACAATCGAGtcccaaacttttatttttatcaattctacCTTGAACATATGCTGTTAATGTGACGGTAAACATATTGAAAAATCTAGCATAGCTAATTGGGGGGACCCACCCATTTTGATCATCTTGTTACCAAGAACCttttttcttcagttttatCCACAACCAAACTAGGGAAATGTAAAGCATAGGAGCAAAAATGCCATCTCATCACCAGTTCACCACTTTCATACCCCAGAACACCATTCGAGAGATCTCAATGCTCATAAAGACATTGAGTTCTATCAGCGCACTGCCAAGTGCCAACGGTGGATGCTTCTCGTGAAAAAACAACTTCAATGTTGACCACAAACAACCGATTTTGTCACAGGGACTTGTCCATTCAAGGACCTTGAATTGTCTTCCAATCCTCGAGCGGGCGTGAAGCCCATGCCAACAGATCATGTTCGAGATGATAATGCTGAATGGGAAGAAGATAAAACTGAAGACAGGAGTAATGGTTTGTCAACTTCATAAAACAGGAATGGGAAAGCAACGTCCTATCCTTTGTTTATGTATACCGCATTCATCAAGCAGTAGAGAAGGTGGCATGGCAAAACTTGCATGCAGCAGAAAATTACTGCTGTTATGTACCACGCACCTTGCTTTTCTCCAAGGAGCTGCATGATATCATCCATATATAACGAACTCTATTGCATATACAGCTACTCgtaaaatttcaacttaaaaagacgAGACAAGGGCTGAAGGGATGCATCTCAAGGATTGAGACTGTTTCGAGGCATCAGAAGATTCATAACACTATTCCAAAGGACTTGGGGGATTGATTTAAATTAGAGGGGCATGAGTATAAGCATCAAATGCAGACACAGGAGCAAAGATCACAGATATACACATTCAAACTTCAGCAACAGGACGCAAGTTAAAATTCAAGTTATCTTGCTATAGAAGCTCGGATGATGCGGTTTCTTTAGCAAACAAAACTTCCACGGAGAATGAGGGAATTGCCTGGGTCCTTGACTAAACCTACGTGtacaaaaagaaaacgaaaccaaaccacccaaataaaaaagagaaagaaaagggaggAGAGGAAAGAGCAGTGAATTTCTTTTTGTCTGGATCTGTTAGTTCCTTGAATGCTCTCCAAGCACCTCATTGTTGCAAACTGGGCATACCTGACAAAACACGTTAAGAACAGCATGGGACAAGATATGAAAAGCTGAAGATGCAGAGttcaaaaaacttttgatttgaagaaGACATTGACTGACCTTATTGATGCCAAGCCATTTAGCGATACATTCGGAATGGTAAACATGTTTGCACATAAGTTTTGTCTGCTTATCCCCTCTTTTGTATTTCATCTGGCAAATTACACATCTGTCTCTCGACAAaagtaaaataagaaaatggtgAACAGCTTAAAAGTGATGAACTTAAGGGGGGAAAAGCCAAAAGGCAAAGAATTCTGCATTTGATAGCTGCTTTGTTCAGTGTCtgtctaataattttattattacttgCTAGGTGGTTTTAAGTTGCCTCTGATGCTTTCTATTATCAAAATTCTTAATGGATAATTGAGTTTAGCAAAACTTTTACCTTTCcccagatttttttcttgaaaagaagCTTCCGAACTTGCATTTTGAGGTTGGAAGCAACCTGATTAGTTCCGGAGAAAGACCTTTACTTTGCGTTCCAACAGTATCACCTAGGTCGAGCAATTCCTGAGGCAAAGAAATCATAGCCGATAGAAAACCTTCATCTAAACTTTAAGTTATTAAAGATAATATCCTGAGAGCATTCAACATAAGAGGATACACACACACGGATATTTGCAAATGCCTGGCCAAGGTTGGTTTAGTACACAAATGCAATACACTGCAAGGAATCTAACAGGACAAGTTACATAAACCATACCTCATACGTCATGTTATCTGGATCGACATCATCTTGCCAAACAGCCTGCAAAATTACACGGAAAAACCTGAaggattaattagttttttacatCAACATAACAATGTAGTGGGCAACTACAATTCGGTAAGTTTGCATGAGATCTGATGCTGAAAACAACCAATCAATAAGACATTTTAAGCATGTATGATATCCTGTAGAAAGACAATCAGCTCATTTAAATCTCTGACCAAAAGGGATTACTAAGTACAGATTCATTTGCCATATCAAAATCAACTATGATGACCTTACTGTAGCAATTGActggataaataaataattaccaTGTAGATTAAGGTGAACTTTCCTTTTAAGCTCATGCCCGGGACAATTTTAAGTAATGAGCGTGGAGAAGTTGATACCAAAAATTGGAGCTTAACTTATGTAATAAAGATAAACTAGCACTAAGAAATATACTCAAATGCATAAGACTATAACAAAAAGAGATTCATACCTGGGGACTGTTGGCGCTTGGCTGATTAGAAATGCCTGCAGAAGTAAGACAACATTCACAAGATCAGTAAAACAAACAAGAATCCAAACAAAAGCTAGCTGCTCACAGAAACTGAACAGAAGGAAACAGCTTCAGGCAAACAACAACTGGGAAAGAGACATGCATCCCAGAtcccttttagttttgaaaCCTAAAATGCATTGCTGTACATCTACCGTGCCACTAAAAAAGGATGCTTTGTAACTCCAACTAGCCAATAACCATAAACTTGAAGATCCTTGATCAACATAAAAGACAAGGCATCAAATTATTGAAAgtcatatataaattaacaggAAATACAAAAATGGAACAAACTTCTTTCTTCGTGTATGGCATGTACTCCCATGTCCTCATCTCCTTCAAACTGAGTGTCTGTGGTTGTGGGCTCTTCAGCGTTCACTACAGAAGGGTATTCCCAAGCTGTCCTGCTGATATCCATGATGGGTAAATTATCATTTACCTCGTATGGGCTGTAGTAAGAAGTACTCCCAGGACCAGAAAATCCAAATTTGTATGCATTCATGTTCATTGGCCAGTATGCACTGTCCTGAATAGAACatatgaaaggaaaaataaatcataaaagaagCTGCAGCCGCCATTTCATAAACAATAAACACAGAAAATGCTAGCTTGGAACATTCAACAGAGTATATAGGCGTGCAGTGGAATCATGAATAGATTCATCAACAGTGCAGACTGCAGTCGCACGCTATAGTGCAAAATAGAAAGTAGAGCCGTAACAATTAGCATGTAAAGTGAGCTCCTCAATTACTTCAAGAGCACCTCATTAATATTATTGAAGTATGCACGTATATCATGATCTTGGAAAAAGATGCATACATCATCGAAACAACCTACATCTCTGTTCATTTAAAACATTGCCTAAAGCAAGAACAACCTAATgggttatttttgaaaatttatctcgtggattttatttttcttttcaaacataaaaactGCATTAAAAGTAATGAATACCTGATCATGCATTGGTCCAGTGTGAGCATAATTTACAGGAGCATGTGTTAGTCCTTCAAAGAAATCCATAAAGctttcagtggtggtgtaagGAAAGCCGGTGTTTATATAATGCACCTCCATTTGTCTGTTCCCATTCATTTTGAAACCACTAATTTATCTCCAATTCTAACAAATCAAAGCTGCAAGGCCGGCAGGAATTAACACCATCAGATTCCCATTGCCATAAAACCCATCAACGCATGCTAAAACCTTCTGGTTTTTGTATGGTAAAGGGTGAAAAAACAGAACTTTGGAGAACTTCAAAACCTATCACTGCTTGCAAAATTCAATAATcctgcaaaaaaaattcataatttaatttcagtgacagaaaaataaaaaataccaaccaaaaaataatcaattaaattgtCAAATTAAGGATGTGAAACGGCAGTCAAAACTAGAAGACAAAAATCAGTACAACTTTgtcaaatttcagccaaaaatattcagaaaaaaataatcccaagttctttttttttttgttagaaagaaaatgcatgagcaaatgaaaaatatagagCGAAAACAAGAGAAAACTTTTTTACTTTACAGATTTAATttggaaagcaaaaaaattaaaataactcaaCTGTATAGAACTTAAAACCCAGCaacttccatcttttttttcctcacatTCTCAAACCTCGAAAGCAACAGAAATGAaccaaaaaacttaaaaaaaataaaatgaaaatactaaaagacTTGTCTTTTCCTTggttttctcagcaaccaaacagagaATAGAGAGATTCTGCAACATTCTTTTGAACGGTACCGTACCTCATTTAGCAAAATAGCTCCACATTTCAACCCGAAACTCTGAAGAAATAtctataaaacaacaaaaatgttaactaacataataaagaaaataaaacagagttaaaataaagaaaactacaaaacagagagagagtgTAAAGAAACCAGAGTTAAAAATTGGTAATCACATTGATCAAAATTCAAAGCAGTTTCTCGATTAATGTTAAgagataagtttttttaaaaaaaaaaacagaaagagttaaaaagaaagaaagaaagaaaatgagaaagagaAGAGTAAGGAAGAGGACCTGCGAAGAAAAgggaagagagagagggggggaagGAAGAAgaggcttcttcttcttcttcttgttaatCTTTTCCTGTGTTAGTATATGAAGTCtctgagagagagaaagtgaaaaGTGAAAGCAGATGGAATAGACAGTAGATGATACATCAGTTTTTTCACACAGCACAACCTCCCTCTCTGtctctgcctctctctctctctctctctctctcctgctCAGTGGCGCTTTTTATGCTTGGGTTTTTTATTAGAGGGTATAGACAGACACGTTACATACTGCATTTACTCGTCCTTCCTACGAACGACGTCGTAATATCTACATAGATTTaataacattttcttttcttttctcacctAGCGCGTTGCCCGAggtcattaattatatattaatgtggtaaacaaaattaaaaaattaccacattaaattcaaattttagttttt includes:
- the LOC133680299 gene encoding E3 ubiquitin-protein ligase BIG BROTHER-like isoform X2 is translated as MNGNRQMEVHYINTGFPYTTTESFMDFFEGLTHAPVNYAHTGPMHDQDSAYWPMNMNAYKFGFSGPGSTSYYSPYEVNDNLPIMDISRTAWEYPSVVNAEEPTTTDTQFEGDEDMGVHAIHEERSISNQPSANSPQAVWQDDVDPDNMTYEELLDLGDTVGTQSKGLSPELIRLLPTSKCKFGSFFSRKKSGERCVICQMKYKRGDKQTKLMCKHVYHSECIAKWLGINKVCPVCNNEVLGEHSRN
- the LOC133680298 gene encoding uncharacterized protein LOC133680298; the protein is MEPAKIDWKRIDSVFVEDRLYENLNAPKWFDFFAPEDSTDDEAWFCRPDCNHPKTADDFFKTTPTSKLSSSGDKARSRTPLDDKNLRDAKLKRRGQSQSSFTSCDYKAKFNEDSENRNPNLSTPSNYQKSMKQMIKSSSEKNRPIDDVPQTREEPRLKSTLSARNLFAGKDIFGHITEFCNELKKLATRAREKESLNEKESQVGEKKDGVVVNEGSREVLGELHVKEKERKPLLNNDREKPEGNEKGSAKQGRKKRVDDTENIPVPLNLANVKNKGEERLLQIRTNPPSPQCFSANRAPAKTTPSKASRSRLTERGILKELKKDKETTEDRSPFISDGKESRALDVFWFLKPCTTLSS
- the LOC133680299 gene encoding E3 ubiquitin-protein ligase BIG BROTHER-like isoform X1, encoding MNGNRQMEVHYINTGFPYTTTESFMDFFEGLTHAPVNYAHTGPMHDQDSAYWPMNMNAYKFGFSGPGSTSYYSPYEVNDNLPIMDISRTAWEYPSVVNAEEPTTTDTQFEGDEDMGVHAIHEERSLFHFCISNQPSANSPQAVWQDDVDPDNMTYEELLDLGDTVGTQSKGLSPELIRLLPTSKCKFGSFFSRKKSGERCVICQMKYKRGDKQTKLMCKHVYHSECIAKWLGINKVCPVCNNEVLGEHSRN